The sequence CTCTCGGTAACCGATACGAGCATTATATTCATGATCCCTATGCCGCCCACGAGGAGCGATATGGCCGCGATCGACCCCAGGAGCCATGACATCGTCTGGGCCGTCTTCATCATCGTCTCCTGGATATCCGCCATATTACGGATCTCGAACGAATCTTCGCTCTCTTTTGTGTTAAGACGGTGGTTCTTTATGATCGTCTCTTTCACGGAATCCTGGACCCCGTCCATCAGGGCGAGGTCGCTCACCTCGATATCTATGGAATCTATATATTCCTTGCCCAGGACACGGTACATGGCCGTTGTGACAGGGATGACTATAAGGTCATCCTGGTCATGCCACATATTGGCCCCTTTTGCGGGTAAGAGCCCTATCACCTGGAATACTATCCTGTTCACCCTGACCAGCGAATCGACCGGGTTATCCTGGCCGAAGAGCTCTTTCGCCACGGTCGCGCCCAATAAGACGACGCGCTTACGCGACTTCAGCTCGTCCTCCGTAAAAAATCTGCCTATGGTAGGCACGGATGCGCGCATCTCGCTGTAACCGACGCCCGTGCCCTGGACCTGGGTATTCCAGTTATTGTTGGCATAGACGAGCTGTGCCTTGCCGCTTACCGTAGGTGATACCCTCTTCACGCCGGGAAGTTTGGTAATGGCGTCTACGTCCTGAAAAGTGAAACGCGTCACCGTCCCGGCTTCCATCGATACGCCATGGACCCTGTGGGAACCTGCCCTTACCATAAGCAGGTTCGATCCGAGCGAGGCCAGCGTCTGCGATATCGATTCCTTGGCGCCCTGGCCCAGGGCGAGCATCGCTATAACCGCCGCCACGCCTATCAGTATGCCGAGCATGGAGAGCATCGAACGCATCTTGTGGGAGACGATCGACCAGACGGCCTGTTTCAGATGGTCGGTGAGTTCGGCGCGTTTTATCTTGGAGCTTCCTTCGGATAATATGTGGTCTATCGAGATCGGTTTTGAGGCGACGGGAGACGCGCCTGCGGGGCCGCCTTTTACCCTCTCATCGGACACGATCCTGCCGTCCCGCATCTTTATGACCCTGCCGGCATGCCCGGCGACTTCCTCCTCGTGGGTGACGAGTATGATCGTCTTGCCCTGTTTATTCAGGTCGCCCAGGATAGCCATTATTTCGTTCTGGCTCCTGGTATCGAGATTGCCCGTCGGTTCATCGGCCAGGATGATGGGCGGCTCATTCACAAGGGAGCGGGCTATGGCAACGCGCTGTTGTTCGCCACCGGAGAGTTCATTCGGCCGGTGGGATGCCCTGTTCAGGAGGCCCACGCTCCTGATCTTCTCCGTTGCCCTCTCCTTCAGGTGGCGTTTTCCAGCATAGATGAGGGGAAGTTCCGCATTCTCAAGAGAGGTTATCCGCGGGAGGAGATGGAACTGCTGGAATATAAAACCCATCAGGCTGTTCCTCAGGACTGCAAGTTCGTCATCGGCAAGCTTCGTCACATCTTTTCCCGCCAGATGATACTGCCCGGAATCGGGACGGTCCAGGAAGCCCATCAGATGAAGAAGGGTCGACTTGCCGGAACCGGAAGGGCCCATTATGGCCAGGAACTCTCCCGCATCCACCGACAGAGATACTCCCTGCAGGGCCGCTACGCCCACCTTGCCCGTCCTATACGTCTTGTTTATATCTCTCAACTCTATCATGTATGGTCTACCTGCCGCTGCGTCTCCTGGAAGGCATAAGAGGGTTTGTGCCGGCAGCCGGGGCGGTCGGCAGTACATACTTCTGCCCTTTGACCAGTATCGTATCCTGCTCCGACAACCCGGATACCACCTCCGCGTTCTTTTCGTCCGAGATCCCCAGCTCGATCTTCCTTTCCTCCGGCGCCCTGCCGGCGCCGCGGCTTATGAGCACGTAAGGGCCTTCGTTATTCCTTTTGACGGCCTCAAGCGGTATCAGTAAAGCGTTCTCTTTTGTCTTCTCCGCGATGTTCACTGTGGCGGACATCCCCGAGCGGAAGACCTCCGGGACGGTCTCAGGCACTATATCGACCTGGTAGATGGTCACATTATTGACCACCGTCGATTCGTAATATATATGGTCCACCCTGCCGTTCACCTTTATCTTGGGGTAGGCGTCGAGATTTATGACGGCCTCCTGACCGACGCGCACGCCGCCTATATCGGTCTCGTCGACCTGGGCCTGGACGATGAGGTGGTCCGAAAGGACCATCACCGCTTCCGACGCGGTCACGGTCTGGCCGGGGTCATCGGTGCTGACTATGACCTCCCCGTCTATCGGAGATATCAAGGGGGTCGCCTTATACACATCTTCCCAGTACTTCATCTCCTCCTCGCCGCGGCCGCGCGCCGCGTCCAGGAGGGCGGCCCTTTCGGTGGAGCTCATGAGCGCAAGCGTCTGGCCGACCTTCACCTTATCTCCCTCCCTGACCAGTATCCGGTCTATGCGGCCGCTTATCGGCGGTTTCACCTCCAGCCTGTTCTGCGGCTGGACGGTGGCCGTTGAAGTTATCGTAGTACGTATGCTGCCGAGGGCGGGCCTTATCTCCCTGGTGACCTCGCCGGAGGGCTTACCCTTCAGTTTCACCAGGAATATCAACGCCATTATGACTATCGCCGATCCGAGATATATCTTCCATCTTCTATTTTTTATCATAATCCAGTGTTCCCCCTTTTGCCTGTATCCACGTCGCCTCGGCGATCAGGGCCCCCAGCTGCGCGCTCACGAGCGACTTCTTGGCCGAAACGAGATTATCTTCTATTATTATCCAGTTATCGAACGACATGAGGCCTACGGAATATTCCGCCTCCGCTATCCTGGCGCGTTCCTCCGTCGCATAAAGGTACTTCTTCCTGACGAGCACGTTCTCGACGGCGTCCTGCAGCGCGGCCCATGTATTCGATAACGTATATATGACGCCGTCGCGGCCGGACCTTTCGTTCTCTTTCGCCTGGCCCAGCACCGCCTTCGCCTGGGAGACGGCGGCAAACCTGTTCCCCCCGTCGAATATGGGAAGCGATAAGCTGGTGCCGAGAGACCATTCATTCCTGTCCGGGAACCACCGCGTATTGGTGTTCCCGATATTGGCGTTGGCATAGACCTGCGGGAAGAAGTCGGCATAAGCGGCATTCAGCCCGAACTTCGCCGACTCCTTCTTCGCTATGAGCTGTTGTAAAAGCGGCGTCGTCTCCGCCAGATCTTCAAAATCGGTCAGGGATACGTCCTGGTCCCTTACCTCAAAATCGCCCTGGGCGGTCATCGGCACGAATAAGGAACGACCGAGCTCTTTTGTAAGCTGCCTCTGAGCTACATAAATATCCCTGGTCGCCTGCCGCACTTCGTAACTGGCCTCGGCGAGGTCCGCCTCCGAAGTCAGGAGAGATCCCCTGTGCTCCCTGCCGCCTTCATATCTCAATTTTACGAGCTCCAGGTTCTGCTTGCGGCGCGCCTCTATCCCCTGGGCGACCTTCAGGAATTCCTGGGCGGTCAGGAGATTTGCAAATGCGGTCCTCAGGCTTAAGCGTATATTTGACGAGGTGACATCATAATTATATTTCGAAGATATGATGTTCCGTTCGGCGGCGGAGAGGTCGAATGAGGTCTTGAAACCGTCAAAGAGGAGCTGCTGGCCCGTCACGCTGTAATC comes from Candidatus Omnitrophota bacterium and encodes:
- a CDS encoding efflux RND transporter periplasmic adaptor subunit; translated protein: MIKNRRWKIYLGSAIVIMALIFLVKLKGKPSGEVTREIRPALGSIRTTITSTATVQPQNRLEVKPPISGRIDRILVREGDKVKVGQTLALMSSTERAALLDAARGRGEEEMKYWEDVYKATPLISPIDGEVIVSTDDPGQTVTASEAVMVLSDHLIVQAQVDETDIGGVRVGQEAVINLDAYPKIKVNGRVDHIYYESTVVNNVTIYQVDIVPETVPEVFRSGMSATVNIAEKTKENALLIPLEAVKRNNEGPYVLISRGAGRAPEERKIELGISDEKNAEVVSGLSEQDTILVKGQKYVLPTAPAAGTNPLMPSRRRSGR
- a CDS encoding TolC family protein, translated to MKSSKRVILSFLAVLLLSTASLAAEETLEWKACVDEAKRQNPALISAFENIKQYKAAKEVTRSAVMPQVSGSGSESTAKSAGGARSTTYDYSVTGQQLLFDGFKTSFDLSAAERNIISSKYNYDVTSSNIRLSLRTAFANLLTAQEFLKVAQGIEARRKQNLELVKLRYEGGREHRGSLLTSEADLAEASYEVRQATRDIYVAQRQLTKELGRSLFVPMTAQGDFEVRDQDVSLTDFEDLAETTPLLQQLIAKKESAKFGLNAAYADFFPQVYANANIGNTNTRWFPDRNEWSLGTSLSLPIFDGGNRFAAVSQAKAVLGQAKENERSGRDGVIYTLSNTWAALQDAVENVLVRKKYLYATEERARIAEAEYSVGLMSFDNWIIIEDNLVSAKKSLVSAQLGALIAEATWIQAKGGTLDYDKK
- a CDS encoding ABC transporter permease encodes the protein MIELRDINKTYRTGKVGVAALQGVSLSVDAGEFLAIMGPSGSGKSTLLHLMGFLDRPDSGQYHLAGKDVTKLADDELAVLRNSLMGFIFQQFHLLPRITSLENAELPLIYAGKRHLKERATEKIRSVGLLNRASHRPNELSGGEQQRVAIARSLVNEPPIILADEPTGNLDTRSQNEIMAILGDLNKQGKTIILVTHEEEVAGHAGRVIKMRDGRIVSDERVKGGPAGASPVASKPISIDHILSEGSSKIKRAELTDHLKQAVWSIVSHKMRSMLSMLGILIGVAAVIAMLALGQGAKESISQTLASLGSNLLMVRAGSHRVHGVSMEAGTVTRFTFQDVDAITKLPGVKRVSPTVSGKAQLVYANNNWNTQVQGTGVGYSEMRASVPTIGRFFTEDELKSRKRVVLLGATVAKELFGQDNPVDSLVRVNRIVFQVIGLLPAKGANMWHDQDDLIVIPVTTAMYRVLGKEYIDSIDIEVSDLALMDGVQDSVKETIIKNHRLNTKESEDSFEIRNMADIQETMMKTAQTMSWLLGSIAAISLLVGGIGIMNIMLVSVTERTREIGLRKAIGARDADIMTQFLIEAVVMTFTGGALGVIFGSGIALLLSVFAGWTVKVSLFSVLLATIFSVIVGIAFGLWPARQASRLNPIEALRYE